The Sceloporus undulatus isolate JIND9_A2432 ecotype Alabama chromosome 7, SceUnd_v1.1, whole genome shotgun sequence genome segment ttttctaattcCCAGAGTTTCTGGACCAACTACATTAGCAAAAGGTGGCTGGGAGTTGACCCTCACTTCTAACCAGTGCTAATGGaaaccctgttttttttttctttttaaattaaaaaataactcaGCATACATAGTAGAAAATTTCTCTTAAAAATCTCACAATctgtaaatgtatatatatttttttcttcttcttctttaaacatAAAGTTTACAATATATGGTAAAGCAAaggctcaggaaaaaaaaaattaaatttccaacaaaaatagagaaagaaacctgaaggttttttttttaattaaagctgAAGACGTTTTTAAAACCCTGTAGTTTGAACCAGTGACACGCTCTTTATTTGTGCTGATGGGTTAAAGATAGGGGAGGGGGGATTAAAAACTGCAGTCCAAACACCCACAGCTTTGCTTTCCAAAGCCACCGCCAACTTCTCCGCTAACACTCCCCTGAAAGATGTTACGCTTGCGGTTCCTCCCCCAGCCCCCCCTTGGGCAAAAAAGTAGGTGATTGTCACAAGTTCATAAGTCTGGGATTCCTGGGTTTCAGCTGAGACCAGATATCCTGCTCTGGACAGAACTCCCTGATTTTTACAGATGGGTGCGCTAGCGTCGGTAGGGATGGAAGCCTTGAACGTTATGGTTCTGTCCACGGCCAAAACCACTGCTCCCTGCGGGCGGCCCACTCGAAGGTGGAACTGAAGGGCCTCCATAGGAGGGGGGCTGTTGGCTGGGGTCGGTGAAGCCCTGTCCAAAACCACTCAAGTCTTGTCCGTATcctagaagagagagaaaagaaagaggggtgGAAGATAAAGAGGCGTTCTGGTTGCCCCCAGCCATTTCCATGCTAGAGGAGACAAAAACATCAACTCACCAGCTAGCTTTCCCTCCACCCCCAATGGGTCAAGACGCCAAAACCCATCATTTCCATCCCATATAACCATCCTGGCCAAGGGGTGAGTGGGAGTTGTCATTGAGCACATCTGCATTTGGTTGGGGAAGGCAGCTCTAAACAACATGGTCACATAAGGATCCTGAGCCCTCCAGCTGTTGGTTGAGACATACTGTCCTGGAATGAGACAGGAGAGAACAAGACACAACCACCCCTCAGACGGACTGAAAAGTTTCCCTACTGCCAGGTCATTTCTCATTTGGGTCTATGGGGCCCATAGGTCAGCTTTCAAGGGTCCCAAGGTGCCCCCCATTCTCCATATGGCCAAGAAATTAACAGAAATCAACAGAAAATCAAGAGGCTGGGTCCAGATGCTAACTCTTTTGGTAGGATCATGAAACAAAACCACCAACCAAATTATTAACAAAAGCACGAGAAGAGAGTGTGCTGCTTTGATTCCCTGTTTACCAAAGTACAGCTGGGGTCTACCTCCTGCCCCAACACCCTATTTAAAGACTAGCAAAGCAATCAAACTGTAAGAGAACGCTAGTATCAGAACTGATCCATCTGGCACAGAACTGTCTGATCTGATTGGCAGCATCTCCCCAAAGCCTGGGACAAAGAAGAGTCTTTCTCACTGCCTGCCATATAATTTCTCTGACTGTAGGATGAGCCTGGAACATTTGGCTTGCAAAAGCAGGATTTGATCCCTaaattcattcacacacacacacacccctcaattTAATCAAGTTCAAAGTCAGTAGCTAATACAAAGATGGCCTACTTGCAGTATAAATCACCAACCCAACTCAGCTCAGGTAACAATGTTGTACTGAACCAACAGCTTTTGGTAGGATCATGAAGCACAGTGGCACAGAATTCTTTCAGGGCAGGAAGTCTGGTTTTATATCTCTCTCATACACCTTGAGCCACTGAAACCATCACTTGGGTATCTTTCATCAGCTTAAGCCAATAACCCAGCCAATTTATGGGGCTCAACAACATGTGAAGTAAGTAATGTAACTCTGGAAAACTCTGGAAAGCTCTCTCTCTTGTACAAACAGGTTGGCTGTATGCAAAGTCATTTGTATAAGGAAGCCAACAGAAACCATACTAGCCTCTGTCAGTTCAATTAGGAATTTTCCAAACTGGCATGTCCCTCCTCAGTAAAAATCAGGAGTAGTAATCTGATTTGGATATATTTTCCTCCCAAATTCCTGCAACTTGAGTAAAGGACAACTCGCATAGCtttaactgtagttttttgagtggTCATCTATGAAATCACACCATAGGGTTGTGCTGCCCCTGTGCAGAACATCTTCAGACCTTTCTAGAAGAGTTGCATAAGCTTTTTGGAAGTAGTTTCAGCCACCCTCAGCTCTATCCCTCAATGTTCCCACTCATTCTGCTCAGTTTCCAAAGACACCGCACAGCAGCATCCCAAAGGACACACAATGCAGGACACACAAAGAGGAGAAGGTGAGTTTCTGTGAGTTCTGAGATGACCACTACAGATGGCCACTACAATTACAGGTTTGCAACCTATCACAGAATTCCTAgagttgtcctcctttgtgtgTTCTGTGATCACGGTAGATGAAAAGCAACTGTGGGAAATGAACGGGAATAGTGAGGGATAGAACTGAGGACAGGCAAAGCTATCACCCAAAATGTATGTAACTATTTAAAAGGTTCGAAAGATGCTCTGCACAGGTGCAAGATAACCCAACTGTGCgaatcacagagaccacaaagaaggagtGATATGCCCCAATAATCAAAACATTGAGAGAAAAGTGACATATAAAGGGTCACTTTATGGGAGTGGGATGGGAGAGTAATATTTTCAATTTGGAAGGCACAGGAACCTTAGTACATGTTATAAATGCACCATCTATGGCTTCCAGTTTCAAGAGCTGCGCTGGGGCTTTGCATCCTGATTAAACCCCCAAAGACTTGCTCTCCATCACACTTGTATTGAAAGGGCCATTTCCAATCTCCTATGTTTCTAACTCGTCTGAGATCATTTCCCAAGCTATGCATAAAGCTGGCTTTTAAGCCCAAAGAGAGATCACCTGCCAGTATGGTCTGTTCTGAATGGCAATAGTTTCCTAGTTTTTGACAAAGCAATCTTTCCCAGCCTTGCTACTATCTGGAACAGAGGATTGGTTGCTGTGAATCTGAGAATTTTTTGCAGGCAAAGCATGGGCTTTACATCCCAAATGTCTGCCCCTCCTGTTACTGTATATGTCCATATGTTCTGAAGAAACAGCAAGGAACCACACACTGCTCCAACCCAAATGATGGTTTCTATAGTAGCAATCGAGTGACTAGATCAGAGACTTATGAAAATAAACTTGAAGTTTATTCCTGCCAACCCAAGTCTATGGAATCTGTAAGCTCTTCCACCCACTAGAAAAAGCTAGATGCTTTCCAGATACCCACCCCACCATGCCTTCTGGATAAacctaaaaaaaaaccaaggggCTGATCAGCAAAACCAGCTGCTGAGAATATGTTCAGCCAAACTATGCAAGCACTTGTGCTGCCACTATCCCAGGATTAATACGCGATTGAAATATGGAAATTAATTGAAGGGAAAGGAAGTGTGAGCTGCAAAAAGTATAATTTTGCTCAAGGTAAATAAACCCATACCATGGGTACCTCTTGGGGTTGCATAAGCTAAGTGTGACTTGTGCTTTCCAACTGCTCACAATAGCTACCTATGAAAACCACTCTCAGACTCTTCTAGCCCAAACTTCTTAAATCCTGAACAAGTTTGTGGCTCAGTTCTGCAAGgctcttttctctgtctcttcctctttcGTGAACCACAGTGCTACGTTCTGAGCAAGTCAGCTGAATTCTATCAGGGCTATCTTCTGTCATTTCAACAGATTTCCTGCAAACAGATGACTGCACTATATCACTATATCATCAGCAGCATGTCTTTAAAATCCATTTGTACCTGCACCCAACAAATGTTCAGCACCAAATGAAGGTGAAGCTGCTAGAAACCACACTGATGAAAACAGCTACTTCACTTCTTAAGACACCTTCATTTCCTTCTCACTGGGAGTTAAAGTAAATAGAAATCAGGCATAAGGATTCCTTCTTGAAAAGAGAAGTACatcactttttaaatatctttgaAAGCTTTATCTGAAACACGCAATTCCACTTTTCTGCAGGTACTTTGCTTCAACACAGAGAGGATAGCTTCCTCTTCAGCAAACCAAGGAGGTTAGAACTCTGGTGTGACTTCATAACTCCTCTGTGGACAGGGAAAACTGTCCTGTGTATACGAAACATCTGCAGACACAACATACAGTAAGGCTCTCCCTAACTCTGATAATGCTATAGAGAGAGTGCTCACCACTGTTCTCATGTGAACCCCACAAAATGTAGGTACCAAGTGGCCAGGAAGCAAGCAACCTGAGGAATCTGAGTAATTTGAGGAAGACCAACAGGTGATTGAAGCAGGGGAacccttaggggaaggcaattgccTCCATACCCACACCCCTTAAAGAGATGACCCCTCTGTAAGGGAACAGAAAAAGGTAACTTCTCTCCCACCATGCCCTTCCACACAAGAGATTACAAGCAAGAGGATTTGGTGTAAAATAGGCTCCACCTACCTAGGGTAACTCACTTCTCAGCCTGACCATAAGTGTGTAAACAAAGTATTGGCCCGAAGCCTGATGGGTCTTGAGAATAGGCACCCAGCCCTGGTAAGAAACGGAGACCAGGGTGACTAAACCCCCAAGAGAGCCCTGCACACAACCTACAATTCTCTCGGAAAAGGTGATGGGGAGACTTACCCACAGTGCAGTGCTCAGGGCCACCCTAGCTGAAAGGCTGACAGCATTTAGAATTTAGGAAGGGCTGAGCAAGTGCCAGCACCATGTCAGCCCTGCTGGAAGGAACATTAAAATGGCTGTGCATCTTAAAGTGAAAACATGCAGAAAGACTGTGATGGCGACACTAGGTATGGTGATACTGCTTTAGTTACACACCAGGAATTTAAAGAACTTCTTGGAATACAGTGTTAAACATCGCAGCATCATAATAGTTGGGGAGCTAACAAACAGTTTATTCTGCATTCCTGGGCATCTTGAACACTCAGCCTGGTTGTACTTATCTTGAACACTCAGCCTGGTTGTACTTTCCTGGTAGGTTGTTTCTTAGGATAGACCAATACAAATTCACAtctcaactttttaaaattttactttacaAGTGCCCTGTATGTCTTTTTCCTCCACCACCCCCCCTCCATTTCCTCCTTCAGTGAGGATCCTTGGTAATGTAGTCCACTGAACTAAGACTACAGAAATCTGAGGTATGGGTGTATATGCGCAATGTGCCTTCGTGTTGCCTGTGGATTTAGGGCAACCTATGacttccatagggttttcttagccaaggaatcctcagaggtggttttgtcctCTGAAATAGTGCTATTTTTCAGCAGTCTCACCTCTagagtactaaccagagctgaccctgtttagcttccaagatcagatgggatctggtaccttcagggacaaatttcaaaatgcaaagaaaatataGTAGTTATCAGGACAGAGAAACAGGTTTCCTGCATTTTTgacaaaaaacaatttttttaaaaaaaagttgcatgTCTTCATTCCTTTGCAGATATGATTCAAAGATGTTGGAAAAATACAGAGGCTAGTGCAATGATACACTCTCCAACATGGAAAAAAATGGGTGTAGACCATCTCCTTCTCTTGAGTAGGAATGTGGAGGAACCAATCTAGGGCATTCTTTTTTGATTATcagttctctgtctctttctctgtgtgtgtgtttgaggacAAAAATTCTGCCAATTCAGAAATAAGTGTTGGCAAAGTATAGTTGCATGGGGTGCACTCTTGTGGGTCCCAGAGGTCAAAAAACATTTAGCCCACAAATGACTTCTAGGAGATTCATGGAGGGGATTTTTGTTGTATTTGAGGGCTCCTGGATCATTCTAGTTTGAGAGCTgcatttttaataacagaaagTGTTGGTTAAAAAAATGGCTCTCTAGGGCCTAAAATGGCCTAGGCAGGCCTCAAAACGTGACAAAAATGCCCCCTGGATGGTTTTGGGGCCATCTTTTTGGAGGTGTCTCTTTTCCCCAAGGTCTCCTTGGGTATAATGCCTCCTCAGCCTCACACAGTTGCTCACCATTGCTTTAAATCAATGTCGGGAAGCCCCTGCTTAAAAGAACGATATTAAAAGATTCTGTTCTTCACCCCTACCAGTCAGACTGTAGATTCAGCTATGTAACTTTGATACTAGACTCAGCCAATTTCTCTGCTGGCCCTTGAGATGCTATTTCAAACTGTAAGGGGTATTTTGGAAATTCTGCATTAACGTGCATGCAAAATTCTGATTTTGCTTTCCCATGGAGAATGTAAACTAACTaacaaacaaaaaggaagcaagaaaaataggtggaagaggaagagacaaCAAGGCAACCACTTACCAAACTGACTATAAGGGAATTCTGGTTGGGCGGTTGGTGGCTTGCTCATGTCCTGAGTTGGCTGAgatggtggcggtggtggtgggaAAGCTAGTGGTGCTGCCCCAGGAGTGGCAGGTGGTGGAGGAACACCAGGTGGGGCAAACTGGTCAGGTGGAGGAGGTGGAGCACCATATCCAAAGCCTGGTGtcagagagggaaaaagaaggcAGTGTAACCACAGTGTAATTAGAGCATACAGAGGAAATTTCCACTGATTCCTGCCTactcatccaaagaaaaggatggGCTTCAAGATTCTTtcttcacaggttctttttcttgCCTTCCACCCCAGTTACAGAGATATGTGGAACATACCAGTGCACATTCCCCATTGACTCCAGCCAGCACAGCGATCAGTCTCAGGCTAAGCCTCCAAGCGCCAACATCCAGTGACCTGCATGCTCTGAACTTAATCCAACCTCACAGGGCTCTACTGTGAGGATAATATGGCCAGAGGAAGCGACAGCCCATGCAGGAGGCAGCAACCCATTTGTAAGGAATACTCACTGAAGGGTGGAGGCGTGCCATATCCCTGAGGGAAGCCCTGCGGGGGTGGGAAGCCTCCTGGAGGTGTTGAGACAATGTACGAGGtaaaaggtggtggtggaggcGGAGCTCCTCTACCTGGAGGAGGCGGGCCATATCCACCTggaaaatggagaggaggaggagccaataAGAAGAAGGTAGAGATAAAGGGAGGCATACACATTTGAACTAGGCCCACGTAACAGGACATTACCAACTACTCTAATAATTAACATTAGCCAAACATCTGTtgcacccagaatcccatagctatTCTGACAGAAGAATTTTCATCCTGGATGTTTAGTGGCTCATTCACGTTATGTACACCCAACTATCCTTTTATTTTGGGATTCTAATCCTCAAGGAAACAGATacacagaaaagaagaagggaaccCGACTGCATGAGTATACATGGCACATATAGTAGTATAGAGAATATTTCTTAGGGAATGGGGGGTTCTGACTCCACAGGAATGGTCAATATCATTCTCTTCACCAGCTTTCAGCCACAGTATACCCAAGTCAACTACAGTACCTTTTTGACACCATCCACTGAGTCATctggaatcacagagctggaagggaccaaaaGGGCCAACTAGTCCAACTCCCTACACCTAGATACAACCCTTAAGCGTCCTGAAATGTGCAGTTAGGAAGAAAATTTGCCTACTGATATGACccagagaaaaacaaagaattaAGGCTCAGTTTTTAAGAACTGCCACAAACATAGCTCCTCTATTTTTCCctgtaatgcaaaataaaatcatTATGTAACAAAATGAATATGTGCCACTAGATTTCATTAAACAGCAGAATTCCTTTTCAATTGGCATAACTTCCAGATTCCTGAGTAGGCCAAACATCCAAAGTAACTAAGTACCATATACTAATATGAATAATTGTTTTGTAGTTTTCATTAACACTATGTACTATTGTTAACATAGTACTAGTACTACCACTGCCAATATGGCTGAATAAGGTGTTGAAGCCATTCAGGGTGCAAAGACCCAGACTAATTCATTTTGATTTGCATAATTATGATTACAATATTCAGAGTACAACAAGTCAAACTGAAGGCAGATTTTGAGCAGCTCAGCAAGGATTTCTCAATTTCAATTATTAAATAACAGCAGCAACTCTATGACAACCCCTTCTTACCTGGTTTTAAATTATATgactgaaatgggggggggggtatccaaGGTAAGGGTAAGTTACTTTGTTGATAGATTCTGATATTCCTATGCAAAACAACATCCTGGGCTCAGAATTCTCTACTTCTAAGCCATGTCTTCTGTACCAAGGCTCCAGTCTGAATCTTCAGTAGATCATACAAGCTTGATGTCTGCCCAtcccaatttaaaagataaaagtggtCAAAACAAACTTACCAAGTGCTTGTCCAGCTGGTACCCACATACCTAAGtggtgggggaagagaaggagacatacacacacataaaagaaGAGCAGGTCAAACTACGGCAGTGCAGATCTTACACAGCTTCACTGTCAATAAAGACAGTGGGAACATCAAGAAATAAGACCTAGTAGAACTTACAAAGAATTATTCTGAAAAAAGGCATTTTAGATATCGAAGGATGAGGGAAATTGCCCAATACCAAGTTGCAGACAGATGCTCCTCAGGTTTAACCTCCAGTTTCCACCCAATTGTtatcactgtgccattgtatcaGCTGCTGCCTCACAGGGAAAGAACTGTTGGTTCATATATGACAATGACATTTCTGAGGTCAACAGAGGCATCCCCCCACCGCCCAGCACTTAAAGGAATTCAAGTGCAGCTATACAAAGGATACTGTCTTCTACCAGGCCAGTATATTTGTCCATTGAGTCCAATGTGTTCTACTGTCATTATTCTGCCACCGTCCAAGGCTTCAAACAGGAAAAGGCCTTTTCCATCCCCTGCCACCTGCCAGGCAGGAGCTGTTGGCTAAACCTGAGACTGAGCATGTGTCATACCCTGAATGAGTTCCTTTCCTATGGATAGTATCAGCTGAAGTTCCCCTCTACTTTCTGCTGCGCCACCACTTTAATGCCTGGGTAGGAAAAGGATGAAGGTGGATCTTTGGCGCATCCCAGCCTCAGTGCGACAAGCAGAGTGTATCAGTGGGTTTTTTTACGATGCGCTCCCCCAGACTCTCTTCACTGCCTGTCCTCTCGCCCTCAGTTGTCCATAGTTAGCCTGTTTATTGTTGTCATCTTCCCCCTCAATCTTCTCTGAGAAGACAAATTGGCTGGCTGTGAACAACAGTCTGAATCCTCAGAGGGGTCAGTAGGAGTCATCACTTTTCTTTTAGCAGACAGGCTTTGAGCCGAGACAACTTTACTTGAAAGCCTTGCTGAAGTTTGAGACCCCCATGCAAATCCCTACGTTGAGTATAAACATGCTTCTTAGCCAACACTCTGAAGCTGCCTTGCGGCCAGAACAAGGGAAAGGTGGGGCTTCCAAAAGCTGTTTTAACTGCAACATTAAAGACTGCACATCTTCTCCAGGGGCTGTTGCCTGGTGAGGCTTTTATTTGGTGGTAGTGGTAGGGCGTTGTGCAGAGAGGCATCTCTCCAACAAAGACATAAATAACTGTAGTTGTAGTTGTGCCTCATTCCCCAAGGGAGGGACAGAGAATGAAACTGGTCATGAAATGGCCATGCTGTACCTGGTTATGCAAGTGGTGATGCGGGTGACCATGGAGCTCTCTGTTAAGTAAGAGGGCGGGCCCCTCTCTGGCCAAAGCCTTGGAATAAGCCTCCAATGCTGCATTCGGTGTGGTTAACAACCTTGGCCTTTGGGGAAATGTGACTCAAAACAGCAGGTTCCACATGTGGAGCCAAAAAGGTTGCAGTTATTCTGCTCAGTGGTGGAAAATTTGAGAAGCCACAATGATGCCTGAATGCTGAGGCCCACATTGCATAGTGTGCAGTGGAGATTGCATACCACTTTGCCACAGCTATAGCCCTGGGAGAAAAGGGAGACAACCTGCTGGCAATCCGTCACCCTGGACTTATCTCTTGCCAAATGAAAAGGGCTGTGGGCCGCCATGTACCTTTGGGAAGTGCCTTCATCACCCATCTCTCCCATGTTTTCCATGGATGTAGATAAGACAATGCGGGTGCTTCAGTGACACAGCCTCCACCTCCTGAAGTAACTTCAGTGGCAGAGGAGCCGTGTCCTTGACCAGAATAGCCCCATCATCAGAGTGGTCTAGTTTGGCCCAAAACCCTAATGGGCTGTCTGAAACACAACTCTGAATGggcttcttcctctttttaacAGCTTCACTCCTCTCCTATTGGATCCACAGCAGACAGAGAGGAAATGAAAAGGGAATTAAAAATAGTAGCTACAAATGGGAGAAAAgggggttatatatatatatatatatataggtgttaggaagagaaaaggaagaattaaGTGCCTACCATTAGGCAGATGGAAGGGTATCtaggggaaaatgggagttagCTAGATGGAAAGGTAACCAGAGAAGAAAACAGGAGCAATAAGAAAGTGCTCTGAGCTGggcaaagggaggaagaagatcTGGTATCTAGGATGGCTGGTAGAGAGGAGCCAGCAAAGTCTGTTTTTATTCTGGCTATCCTGAGACCTCAATTTTTCTTCCTGCCAGTCTCTGGGTGGTGATGAAGAAACCCCAAGTCGTGTGGACTGCTTCTCTCACCAGCCCAGAAAACAGGAGTGTTGCCCCAGAGGTAATGCTGAAACATATCTGGGAGTCAGATAAGGAATGATCTTGATGACAGACATTAAAAGGGTATGCTAATATATTCCAGGTAAACCCAAATTGCTCAGGGTCCAGAAGCTGTGGGGGGAACAAGTACCTTGAGGTCCATATCCTTGTTGCCAGGTAGGTGGAGGCTGCCCTGCCCAACCGTTGGCAGCACTAGGCATGATCCGGCTTCCCCACTGGCTGGTGCTGGTGGGCCCTGGAGTTTGGCTCTTGCTATCCCGGGGCTCGGCCCGCTTCACCTCCACCTAAACAAAGAGGTCAAAGTGCTCAGGTGGGGGCCCCATGAATCAGCTTGCCCCCCTCTTCCCTTCACACACACCCTTAAGTTACACTTAAAACTATACCTTAGCACCTTATGACTTATGGCTaagtactttaaaaacaaaagtaacaGGAACTTATTTTTAAGGCCACTAATTTaggaaaaaataatgtttctcaGGTACAATGGATGTCAGAGTAAGCCACTCCAAATGTCTTCACTTCACTTTATATGCATTGAGAATAAAGAATTTTCCTGTGTGTGAATGCTCTCCTCTTCTGTTACGTTTGTTGCTTATCTTAATGCAGCAATACTGCTTCCTCAGTGGTTTTTCACTTGCCATATGCAGTTCTGATGTCTTGGTTCGCAGGTGAGAAAAAGTCTTAAAAAGCAAGGCTGAAGAAAGCAGCATGGAGAAGGTACAAAAGCTTTTAAGCCAGACCTTTGGGATGGATGGATATTTGGAGCAGTAGGGGTGAAAGTGATGGGACCGAGTGCCAATATCCACCACAAAAAAACTGTACTTTCAGTTTGGAACATACCTGAGAAACACACATTTGgtttccagtttctttcttttttaattccttttaaaaacttaaaaatatttatttttattattattattattattattattatttaaaagtctAATGGAAGATAGAGACTTACCTTCCCCAGGCTAACGCTTAAAGAACCTCAATTAACTCAAACAATGTCAGAAGGAATGGATGTGATAAGAGAACCTTACATTACATCTAACAAAAAAAGTAAACAAACATGCAGGTAATAAAAAATGGACAGTTGAGTCAACAAGAAGCAAAACCTTCATACTGTGTTACGTCAGGGGGAAGTATTCTTTGCAAACGGAGGGAGAAGAGGGAGCCAAGCTTAAACTTAAAAGGGAATGTGCCCAAGTCTTTTCAGGCCATGAAGAACACAATATGCTTGGCTTCCATGatatgagcccccccccccatctaatgTAAGTCTTAGATAGAAATACCAAGTTTTAATCCAAATACACTGAGGTGAAGCttgttttaaaacttatttttggCTTGATTTAACTGAATCTGAGCAATGGGGTCaggaagagggagccagagaACGTCCTGAAATAT includes the following:
- the DAZAP1 gene encoding DAZ-associated protein 1 isoform X2; amino-acid sequence: MNSVGGADEIGKLFVGGLDWSTTQETLRSYFSQYGEVVDCVIMKDKTTNQSRGFGFVKFKDPNCVGTVLASRPHTLDGRNIDPKPCTPRGMQPERTRPKEGWKGSRSDNKSNKIFVGGIPHNCGETELREYFKKFGVVTEVVMIYDAEKQRPRGFGFITFEDEQSVDQAVNMHFHDIMGKKVEVKRAEPRDSKSQTPGPTSTSQWGSRIMPSAANGWAGQPPPTWQQGYGPQGMWVPAGQALGGYGPPPPGRGAPPPPPPFTSYIVSTPPGGFPPPQGFPQGYGTPPPFSFGYGAPPPPPDQFAPPGVPPPPATPGAAPLAFPPPPPPSQPTQDMSKPPTAQPEFPYSQFGYGQDLSGFGQGFTDPSQQPPSYGGPSVPPSSGPPAGSSGFGRGQNHNVQGFHPYRR
- the DAZAP1 gene encoding DAZ-associated protein 1 isoform X3, whose translation is MNSVGGADEIGKLFVGGLDWSTTQETLRSYFSQYGEVVDCVIMKDKTTNQSRGFGFVKFKDPNCVGTVLASRPHTLDGRNIDPKPCTPRGMQPERTRPKEGWKGSRSDNKSNKIFVGGIPHNCGETELREYFKKFGVVTEVVMIYDAEKQRPRGFGFITFEDEQSVDQAVNMHFHDIMGKKVEVKRAEPRDSKSQTPGPTSTSQWGSRIMPSAANGWAGQPPPTWQQGYGPQGMWVPAGQALGGYGPPPPGRGAPPPPPPFTSYIVSTPPGGFPPPQGFPQGYGTPPPFSFGYGAPPPPPDQFAPPGVPPPPATPGAAPLAFPPPPPPSQPTQDMSKPPTAQPEFPYSQFGLGAYSQDPSGFGPILCLHTYGQAEK
- the DAZAP1 gene encoding DAZ-associated protein 1 isoform X1, which translates into the protein MNSVGGADEIGKLFVGGLDWSTTQETLRSYFSQYGEVVDCVIMKDKTTNQSRGFGFVKFKDPNCVGTVLASRPHTLDGRNIDPKPCTPRGMQPERTRPKEGWKGSRSDNKSNKIFVGGIPHNCGETELREYFKKFGVVTEVVMIYDAEKQRPRGFGFITFEDEQSVDQAVNMHFHDIMGKKVEVKRAEPRDSKSQTPGPTSTSQWGSRIMPSAANGWAGQPPPTWQQGYGPQGMWVPAGQALGGYGPPPPGRGAPPPPPPFTSYIVSTPPGGFPPPQGFPQGYGTPPPFSFGYGAPPPPPDQFAPPGVPPPPATPGAAPLAFPPPPPPSQPTQDMSKPPTAQPEFPYSQFGQYVSTNSWRAQDPYVTMLFRAAFPNQMQMCSMTTPTHPLARMVIWDGNDGFWRLDPLGVEGKLAGYGQDLSGFGQGFTDPSQQPPSYGGPSVPPSSGPPAGSSGFGRGQNHNVQGFHPYRR
- the DAZAP1 gene encoding DAZ-associated protein 1 isoform X4, whose protein sequence is MTQRNSGPEVEVKRAEPRDSKSQTPGPTSTSQWGSRIMPSAANGWAGQPPPTWQQGYGPQGMWVPAGQALGGYGPPPPGRGAPPPPPPFTSYIVSTPPGGFPPPQGFPQGYGTPPPFSFGYGAPPPPPDQFAPPGVPPPPATPGAAPLAFPPPPPPSQPTQDMSKPPTAQPEFPYSQFGQYVSTNSWRAQDPYVTMLFRAAFPNQMQMCSMTTPTHPLARMVIWDGNDGFWRLDPLGVEGKLAGYGQDLSGFGQGFTDPSQQPPSYGGPSVPPSSGPPAGSSGFGRGQNHNVQGFHPYRR